One part of the Melitaea cinxia chromosome 8, ilMelCinx1.1, whole genome shotgun sequence genome encodes these proteins:
- the LOC123655600 gene encoding electron transfer flavoprotein regulatory factor 1 produces MSQPQRRAVLNLYKTLLHLGREWPQGYDLFKKRLHKVFVRNSEETDPNKIDLMIKHGQFVVKEIEALYKLKKYRAMKRRYYDDS; encoded by the exons ATGTCACAACCACAGAGAAGAGCAGTACTGAACCTTTACAAAACG CTTTTGCATTTAGGAAGAGAATGGCCGCAGGGTTATGACCTTTTCAAAAAACGTTTACACAAAGTTTTTGTTAGGAATAGTGAAGAAACTGATCCAAATAAGATTGACTTGATGATAAAACACGGCCAATTCGTCGTTAAAGAAATTGAAGCTCTTTATAAGTTAAAAAAGTACAGAGCTATGAAACGCAGATACTATGATGACAGTTAG